Proteins found in one Oncorhynchus keta strain PuntledgeMale-10-30-2019 chromosome 2, Oket_V2, whole genome shotgun sequence genomic segment:
- the LOC118398847 gene encoding cysteine-rich protein 2 produces the protein MTSRCPRCTNDVFFAEKVSSLGKNWHRFCLKCERCNKTLSAGNHAEHDGLPYCHKPCYGTLFGPKGVNIGGAGSYIYDTPQPAFDSPSEGSPTTPWTAMQVTRNQPKVPPPQTRMFAGETSLCPGCEKVVYFAEKVMSLGRNWHRPCLRCERCKKTLTSGGHAEHEGIPYCHVPCYGILYGPKGVNIGKVGCYIYEKEDMEQTEIPSQS, from the exons CTGAGAAGGTGAGCTCGCTGGGGAAAAACTGGCACCGGTTCTGCCTGAAATGCGAACGCTGTAACAAGACCCTGTCGGCTGGCAACCATGCTGAG CATGATGGGTTGCCCTACTGTCACAAACCATGCTACGGAACTCTCTTCGGACCCAAAG GTGTGAACATTGGAGGGGCAGGCTCCTACATCTACGACACTCCTCAACCTGCCTTTGACAGCCCCTCAGAAGGATCTCCCACCACACCATGGACCGCCATGCAGGTCACCCGGAACCAACCCAAAG TACCCCCCCCTCAGACCAGGATGTTTGCTGGAGAGACCTCACTCTGTCCTGGCTGTGAAAAAGTGGTATATTTTG CAGAGAAGGTGATGTCCTTGGGTAGGAACTGGCACCGACCCTGCCTGCGCTGTGAGAGGTGTAAGAAGACACTGACCTCTGGTGGACATGCTGAG CATGAAGGGATACCTTATTGCCACGTCCCTTGCTACGGCATCCTGTATGGACCAAAAGGAGTGAACATCGGCAAGGTGGGCTGTTACATCTATGAGAAGGAAGACATGGAGCAAACTGAAATACCCAGCCAGTCCTAA